The nucleotide sequence ACAAAACCACTTTCAATCACTTGGTTCTTAAAGCTCAAGGCCAAACTCAAATTGAAGGAATCCCCCATTTTGCTTGAAGGGGCATGTGAAGACAATCTTAGCTATGTCTAGCTAATAGTTTCAGCCATGTAAGCAGTTCCAAAAGCTTTTGCCATATCAATACTTCTTGAAACTTCATTTAGTTAGAAATCTGTTAGTGTATTAATGACTTTTGTTAGATCAATTAGCATTAAAATTgagtacatatatatatataatcatatttagtttagtttttcaATGTGTAAGATCCCAACTTTATACAAAAGCTAAACAAAAAATCTCAGTTTATCAAATCAATGTCTATTTCTTGATTCCAttgctttctctcttttttttcttgacttCCAAACACACTTCCTTTCATGAATTCATAGCATAACCGTGGACCGCATTCTAggtttattaaattgaaattgtacaaagattttaatatattaaattgaaagGAATCGAGTGGATGGTAGACCTGATATTTATTGGTTTTGGGTTGGGACATGTAAATTGGCCGGGTTGATTTTGAGCTGTTGCTTTAGGTCTGAAGGGGGTCAGTGATTTTCAAAACTAGTCTAATTTAATTAGGCCTGGTTCATTAACCCGATACTCCTAGAGTTTTAGCCCTAAAATTGTTGCTTTGAGAGATTGAACAAATCTATATCTAATTGGTTGCATATCTTTGATCATTATGAGCTTTGACCTCTAAGTTGTATTATTCAGTAGCATAAGGTTACAAGAGGAAATAAGTATTgcattattcaaaataaatctaaCTTAATGTCATCATATTTGATtcattaagaaaagaaaacttaatGAGCTTATAGTTCCAAAAGAGCACTCATCATCTACTTAACCATACAGTCTGATCAAGATTCAGATATTTACATCTCTTTTTCCTCACGCCACTCACTCTTCATCCTTCACCAATTAAGCTACACACATAAAAGCACTTTACCATTTTCATGAAGTACATCTCACATACGTTTCTGAAACTGCACTTATACATGCAGCTAAACATTTCCCTATCATCCTCAGTAGAGTCCACTTTATATTAATCTAGCTAGttaatttaagataattaatCAGAAATCAAACCCTAGACAAATAGATCAATTCGATCATTAAAATAACCCATTcatgatgaaatttaaatgtTATCACCACTTTCATGATGAAATACATCTGAGTTACATTTCTGAAACTGTACCATGCATCAACATATATCCATGGATGCCCAAAACAAAATTCTGATCTAAATTAATTAACGACAACCAAACCTGAATCTAAATTAACAACATATATCCATTGAGTTGGGAAGCATAATCAAAACAGATGGACAACGTGCACTTTGAACCAATGCAGTGATCATACACTATGAATATGATGATATTGTAAACACATCTGTCTTCCAAATATTCAAATCTAAATGCTACCAGCAATATGTAAATTAAGACATTTTCACCATTTTCATGACGTTTCTGAAGCTGCAAGCACTCATGCATCCACACATTTCCTATATATACAATGCTACTGGACATATAGGGCTGTCCTATTGATAGGAGAAGATATATAAGATCATTTTGGAAAACCAAACCAGGATCTAGAATCCTAGATTAGCAGCTAGCATCCATGTTGAGTTGGGACAATACCAGACAAGAAGTAGAgcaacaaacatttttaaactGGAATATTCTAGATCGGTATGTAAGACAGCATTTAGGAAATCCTCTGTCTGCCAAAACACCAAGAAACTGAATGCTGAAAGCCTGAATCACAACATTGGACAGACCTTGGTATATCAGACTGCAGGCTATTTATACCTCttaccaaaataatatatatagtgTGATTAATGCTGATCATTTTGGTCATATATCATTCTGGATCCTCATGCAGTGGTCACTTCATTTATGCTATTTGATCTATCATTTgttaatataaaatgaaaattcaatagCAGATTTTGATAAGGAGcatgatatgtatatataatgaacccaaatcatttattttttttaagaaaattggtagttcaacatgATATCAAAGTTTGATTTGGTGGGAGGTCATGGATTTGAGCCCCCTCTCTTCACATGGTATGATATGGAACATAATGTGTATAGTGAATCCAAATCCTGCAATCTTAAACTAGTAGGAAAATTGATAGTTCAACAAATTCATCTAATAAATGCCGTCCAAAGAGAAAATGTGAGCCTGCTGCAATTTTGAGCCTGTGATCGACATGGGCATTTTCTGAAATCTATAGCTGACATTCAAATGCTAACTATATATTTTATCAGCAACTAAAATTCTTAATCACCACAGAACATCCATAAAAGTGGTTTTTAAAACAACTGGGCAAGCACATTCAAGGAGGTCTTATTTTTTTCGTCCATTAAGACGCAACATTATGCTTCAAACAGAAATATATTAACTTAGAAAACAAACTTCTTTAGTCTCTCGGATATCCTTGCAGCTCCATGACCCAGTACAGGCCCTTCAACCTACAacatttaaatattgaaaaaatattagttcttctattttttccatcaaactaaatttaattatcaCAACATGAATATATGTGACTGGGAAAACAATTTTAGCCCACCTGTGCATGTATTGTGTGGAAAACTGTATCATCAACAACAGAAAAACTGGCATTGACGATCTCAGCACCTTCTTCATGAAGCACACGAATGGTCTCATTGAACATGAACTGGAAATCCAACCCAGTTATCAGAACTACCTCCAGAGCAGAACCCTTTTCATGAATATCAATCTGTGGTGGTTTTAATCCCACCATGGCTCCACTGTTAGGACTTGTGTTTGGCCTTTCAAATCCCATTAAGTTGTCCTTCctctccttcattttctccaatttttcctGTAATCTCTTTATGTAGTTTGCTGCTTCATCCAGTTGATCAGGCAGTGTGATGGCTTCCTGCAACCTCAACAAAAATCCTCATCAATATATAATCAGTATGCATGTATATTCAGTGTCTGTAtctcagagagagagagagagggagagagagaagagataAAGAAAGAGACCCTTGAGGTTTGATGGGGTACAAGAGAATTGAGCTTGGAGTAGAGGGACTTCATGTGATTTCTCCTATTCCTCTCTATAGTTTTTCTATCAGTTCTAGATGAACTAGGATTGCTCTCCATCAATGTAGAAATGAATTCATTCCTCAACAGAAATGGATTATCATACTTTCACACAAGTATGGTGATAATGATCCAGGCTTTTATAAGCCGAGCCACAGCCAAAGGTTTTTAAAGCAGAATCACTTAATTACAAGCCGTTGATaaaagttgggtgatttgataTGTAGGTGGGGCCGCTGAGCTATCCATTGTGGGGTTGCATGGACCCTTTTTGACTTGTTTGTACTGAATAAGAAAAACTGTTCAAATTTCGGCTTCAATAACctaattaagtttaaaatttaattattagtgTCATAAACATGGTTTAATCAATGCTTATTGTCCACATATTATTATGGTCTTAATTGAAGTATGGCGAAATCTTTGACTGGTCCAGATTCAGATTTAGAGGGGTGATGGGGGGGAGAACTTCAGCCTCATTTTTTCCTGAACTTTAATAAATGCAGCCATTTCATATCGTGTCTGATATGGGAACTCAAGAAAATTGGTTCACACACATTATTTAGAATTGCTTTTCTCCTCAAAATCTGACAAAATTTTTAGTCGGCTGCTGttgatttccattttttctctcatgtgaaaatttattttttattcctataacaatcattttcatttttaccttttgCACACTTAGGCTTTGTTCATTTTTCACGTGCCTCTTAAATATGTTGATTAAACATGTTGAGTGGTAATTAAGAACCtcaaataaaattagagaaGAAACATTTATTTTCATCGATGTTACAATCCTAACGCCAATTTAATTGAAGTATGATCCATGACAATATAAGATTTTAATATCatgttaaattatatatttatttgattcaaaatcttttattttcatcGAGGTTACAATTCTAATGCCAATTTAATTGAAGTATGATCCACGATTTTAATATCATGttaaactatatatttatttgattcaaaATCTAAAACTCTGGTAACGAGctattattagaaataaaattttatttgaacaaCATATCTAAACCAATAAGATCATCATTAAAGCAAACATAATACTATCTTTCTGGAAgcaactaattttttatttttttgtcaaaatccCCCTTTctacaaatataataatatgattAGGATGCAATTAGTACTCTTCCAAGATGAAACTTGCCATTGGAATCGATGGATCATGTGGATGGGTGCAGCTTGTCGATTGGTGAGCCCTACCCATGTCACATGGGACACGTGGTTGACTAGACTGGTCATCTGCCATCTACtgtttaaaagttaaaaccctAATTCATCTGTATTCACATTCTGAAGGAACGGCAGTATGACTCCATCTGTCCGTTCAATATGAAAACTTTGAAACAGGCGTGAAGAGCACTATATGAAAAACAGTGAAAAAGAGATTATCTCTTTCATCTCTCTCTTCCCCTCTAAAGTGGCTTTGGGTTCCATTGACACAGGAGGGGgagattgagaagaaaaaaaaaaagaaaaaaagatgataATTGTAGGTGACACATGACAGTGACTAGACTAGGTCTGCAAAACTAAATGGGGACTGGGCCATGCACCTTTGGATTAAGTGGTTGGTGAAGGAAGCTAGAAAATCTGGCACAGTGGCACCACAGCTCTTTACTTTCTGACTTTACGAACAACCACCTTACTGACTTTATTTTTCTGTGGAAGGAGGGGACACAGGGAAATCCAAAAGGGTTGGATATGGATTATGGCATCCTGCATGTGTCTTGTTACTCAAGGTTCTGCCCTTTGGGTGCTGTTTTGATTCATAACCCTAGCATTTTAGTGGTGTcctttcaatataaatttgttACCATATTGGGTGGTTCTGTTGTTTCATCATCTACTTAATTTTAACATTCTTTTTATGGAAGAGCTAACATGCTCCAATATCTTGGGGGGTTGTTTGGATGGAGGAAGATCATCACCTGTGACAGACTTGGTTTCTGAAATATTTTAGCTAGTGGCCTACTTTTAcctacaaatttaaaattttgactcCATTAAAATGGGTAGCTGATCTTTCTTAGCaagaatctaaatttttttctttgaaggcGATGGGTGGGAGGGGTGACCCATTTCTAGAAGATTGAGTTTGGATGAAACAGGCCATTTTCCAGAAGGTCTGCTGAGTTGAAGATGGAAATATTTTTGCTACTTGTCGACTATCAACAAATTCACACCATCGCCCAACTTCCATCCATTCACACCAATCACAGCCCCAAGCATGAAAAAACAATATTGGTTATAAATGCTTGTTATCTTCATCCAAACTCATTGCGGCTTGATTGAAGCGGCAAgtctaaattcaaatttttagtcGAATATTTGTCACCATCTCGAATTCAACTAAAGCGTTTATTCTGCAGTTGGGAAATTAAATTCTCCATCTTTACGGGGAACGTTTTCTTCCTCTACTTTGCCTTTTTGGACTATTCTTGCTTTGGAATTTAGCTGAGAcagttttttttcctaatttcaaACCAACTTCAGAGatttgaatcaaatgaaaagcgTGTGAAAGAACATATGGTTCATCCCTTACCCAGGTCGGCATGCTAATATTccataatataatatatgatatttcgCTCATATATATCGTCATAACCTAGCCCAAAATACTGAAGGAAAAACTTGTAAATCTAAttaataccaaattttgtgtcaaaataagATAGCATGGTCAAACAATTATAGGATCTAACCAATACATCAGTTTTTAGCAGAAGCTGTTAGATGGTCACTTGCTTCCTAGCTACATTTAATACTtgtttcttcatattttcccaAATTCTATTACCACCCAAATGGAGACGAAGTTTCACATATTTAAGGGTTGTACATATCTACGAATTTATGACTAGTAAAAATAATTGTGGTTGCACCGAAAAAACTCATGCCAGCATTGATTCAATTATGCCCATTGCTCCAGGATTGAAAATTGAGTGTTAATCTTGTCTGGATATTTCTTATTGAGTATTAGAAAGCGAAAAAATAAAGGCTAAACTTAATTAGGAAAAACACCCACGAATTAGGTGAATTgggtcttaattttttttactttaaatataataaattcaaacaaattttatattggTTCAACATTCCTTGCctacattttttctctttaagcTCTTAATCGAATAAGGATTCCACTATACTTAAGTTTCAACCAAACTTTCAACtcttttacacttggatttcgactctaatgggctcttacacaatccctTCAAGTATCTACTCacttgaaataattaataacTTGACCATAATTTATTATCGTCGAAATacaattaggagaacccttgagCTAACATAAAGTTTTTATCAATTTGTTGGAGTAAtaaggttgaaagaaaaagaaacacaattacaaaaaaaaaaaaagataaaattggaagaactaaattttattatatttcatcactctttcttattcaaatattacataattttttatttatatacactatgtaataaaatagaaattcctaataataaatataaaaattgtctAGGATTTGATAACTCAAAAATAGGTATTAAAATaactattcaaaaataaaatattctc is from Vitis riparia cultivar Riparia Gloire de Montpellier isolate 1030 chromosome 10, EGFV_Vit.rip_1.0, whole genome shotgun sequence and encodes:
- the LOC117924031 gene encoding transcription factor bHLH162, with product MESNPSSSRTDRKTIERNRRNHMKSLYSKLNSLVPHQTSREAITLPDQLDEAANYIKRLQEKLEKMKERKDNLMGFERPNTSPNSGAMVGLKPPQIDIHEKGSALEVVLITGLDFQFMFNETIRVLHEEGAEIVNASFSVVDDTVFHTIHAQVEGPVLGHGAARISERLKKFVF